The genome window GATATGGCGTCGCTATACCGACGCCATGACAACGATGATATTAACAAAGTTGAAAGCAACACCTAATGTTATACACTTCTACAAAGTTGAAAGCAACGATGATAAGGAAATATATAAATTTGGCTCCTTATAAACAGCAAAGGCACTTTCTTCCAGGACTTGTCCATGATATCTTTGCAGTTTACAGGTTCAGTGTAGTGTGTCAGGCAAGCAATCTCTCAGGATGCAGTACAGTATTTTAAAGTACTTGTATGGTATTTTTCAGGTACTCCAAACAAATTTCATGCTCCAAATGATTGCTGCAAATGGCAGCTTGGAGTGCTAAAAGCTCTCATTTCAAATTCAACATTTGCACGTTCTACAGCTAAAAGCTGCGGATAACAAACGCCTACGGCAATCAGATAGCTAtgcaaaaggaaaataaaagattGCTAAAAGCTGGAGATAAGATACACTGGGCTGTAAAATACCGATATGAGgggaaaaaagggggaaaaggaCAATTGATAAGTCAGCCCTCTTATCTAAACTCAGCATAAATCCTTTCATCCGATAGTGTCCAAGTTTCGCAAAGTATTTCAATATTGCAAAAGTGGAAATTCGATAAACATATGTGATTCACATCTACAAGTACCGTTTATCACGTCATGGCTCCATAGTTCTGCTTGTGCTGTAGGCAGGAAGGCAGGCATTGAATGATGGTGGTGACtagtaataaaaaattaatattacaaaagACCAGCTATGCTACAGGTGGCATCAAACAAGTGCCATATTCCCAATATATACCTCTTGAAGGTTGTCCCACAAAGATCTATGTTGCAAAAACTATTTTGTCACAAAAAATAACAACAGCCTGTTTGTCCTGCAAAAGCTATAAAGCTGCTACTACTTTGTGTGAACAACAATTAATTATTACCCATCGCGTTCCACTGTGGTACAAAAGACTTTGATTACAAAGTTACTGTTGAAAATGACGAAAACATTCTTTTCCCTACAATGTAGCTCCTGACTTCCCAGTGCACCTGGTAGATTCCAAAATGGCCTTGCTACCAAGAAGCATAAAAAACCTATGCCATATTGTGCTCAGTATACTAGTATTAAGTTAGAAAGGGAGAAATCATTAAGGACACACCACAAATACTGATGTCAAACTAACTCACCATAGTGGCAGACTCTCAACATGCACATAGCGAGACAGTCTTTCATATATCACGGGATAGTACTCTATATTAGGAGTCAACAGTTCAGAACTAATTTGTTTTGCTGGAAGCATACAAAACTTACagtaacaaaatatttttcttattaacTACACTATATGCCTTGTCATAAGAAATTTGTTTTCCTCAACATGCAAATAGTCATTTAGCACACTTGGAATGAAGCATATTCCCTCAAACAGGCATATGGGAGCATATTTGACTTAAAAAAACATATGGgagcaccaaaaaaaaaacacttgtaAATGTATGGGAGCATGCTGATCAAAATATACTCAACAGAAACTAAATCAGAAATCAACAAAGCAATTAAGTCAGTACCTGGAAATGAAAACTGTTAAGGCAGCGCCCAATCTGCTTAAACAGCGGAACCATGCACCGCTGGAACTCGGCAGGCTGTGTCGCCTCGAGCACTTCCTCAAGCTCCCCCAGAAACAGCACCTCCTTCTGGCAATTTGTGACCGGCCAGTATTTGAGCAGCCCTCTGATCACTGTATCTGCTAGTTTGTAGTCCTTCTCAACAAACTGGACAATGCAATATGACAGTTGCTGGTGGTAGATCCCGACAGACTTGGGCTTATGCAATGGGATGAGCACACGGGCAAGGAAAAGCTTGTGCTCCTCCTTCATTGGCAAGGCGAAGCCGTTAATGATGCTTCCAAGGATCTCAAGGAGCTCCCCTATGCCATTGTGGCGCTGCGTCTCGAAGATGAACCGATAGAACACATTGTTGATGGCCTTGCGGATGAAGGGGCGGTGTACCATGAACTTGCCATATATGCGGTGGAGCACGGTCTTGAGGTACTCGCGCTCGCGGGGATCCTCAGAGTCCAAAAGGTCAAGGAGGCGGAGCACGAAGGCGTGGTCCACGTACCGCTTGGCAACCTTGGTGTCGGTGTCCGACGACACCACGTACCGGAGCAGGAGCTCATAGACGAGCTGAAGGTGCGGCCAGGCGGGGTCGAGGtagggctcctcctcctcgtcgggcGCGGCACCAGGGTCGATCGCGGCGGCGGACTCGTGCAGCGCCGGGGGCAGTGGGCGGAAAATGTTGGCGGAGATAGCGGCGATGAGCGCCTCCTGGACGTGGTCCGGAAGGCGCGCGGGCGCGTTGGTTCCCGCGGCCTGCGCGGGGGCCTGCACGTAGTCGACGAGCTCGAGGAGCGCCTGGCGCTTGGCCTCCTTCTCCCGCGGGTGCTTGAGCGAGTCGGAGAAGTCGAAGAGCGCGGCGACGAGGCGGAGCTTTCGGAGGAGGAGACCCGGgcggtcggcggcggcgacgtcaCGAAGGAGCGGGAGCGGCTCGagaagcggcggcgaggggtgCGACGACACCGGGTTCGCAGGAAACGCGGCCGGCGCCACGTGCGGCGAGGTCGGCGAGGACGGCGACGGCACGGAGGCCCGGGAGGCGTGGTTGACGGTGACAGGAGCGGAGCCCcccgcgccgcctccgccaccgGAGGACGACGAGGGTGCCACGGGGCGCGGGGCGGGCTCCGCCCCGTCCCCGCGCGCGCCCTTGCGGGCACCCCGCTTAATGATCTTGTTGAACATGGTGGCAGCGGCGGATTGGGagaccggcggcggcggatcggCCGATAGATCAGCCAACCAATTCCCTCCTGTTCCCTGGGGGATTTGGAGATTTGGTGGCGAGGGGAAAAGGGGGAAGGTGGTGGGGACCAGGCgacagggagagagagggggaggtgaGGTCAGCTGGTCAGGGGCGGCGAGCGAAGGGAAGGAGGCGGTATGCACGCATGGTGAGGCTCGCTGGTGATGGGAGGCGGCAGAGAGGGGAATGGGATCAATAGCGGAGGAAGGAAGAGGGAGGCTGAGGAGGAACGGGGGTTTTTGGATTTATTTTTTGGTGTATTTATTATGTATTTATGGGAGGAGTTTATTTGTATTTTGGGGGTATTTGATCTTTTCTCATTTCAATGGATGGATAAATGGGActagttctttttcttcttgaaaaCACTAGTGTAACATATGGAAAGTACGCACACCCTCACACCATCATCCGCACATAATCACCCAGCGTATACGACAGGAGATACGGAGTTTAGAGATAGATGAAGTCACACATATGTCTCATTATTAACAAGAATATAATCTatcattgaaaaaaaattctatcatTATGAGACCCGTAATAAGTAAATCTAAAAGTTTGATTCTCAATAGGCAGCACTGGTTGGCTTATCTATGCTTGGTAGAGTTGCTAAGGTATTGATATGGCTAGATTGGCTTTTTCTAAATTTGATCAGTCCCTTCGTGTTAAAACCATCataatatatgtttattttaatACATATTTCTTGTAGGAGCTGATTCGTGTATGTACTACTGCGAACTCAAATCGTGCACGAATCTAGAATTCTGACAATGTAAGTAGGTTTTTGagttccctttcttttttttcttgtttggtGAGCTTTCTTTCACTTTTCCCTCTAAATATCGGAGCTcaattttttcaaaagaaaaagaaaaaagacacaAGCAACCGTGGGAGAGAAAAGACcgaaagagaaaataaatgaaaggtttagaataatttatttttctcaaaaaaattaggtgaaattttttttaaaaagtttgagaataaaGCTTCGGccaaaagagaaaataaattagGTAAAATTTTCAAAGTCGGGACTACAATTAAATCCACTACCGTTAAAGGTGGTGCTGCTAGATTAAGGGGTAGCGCTGGGATCCACGTATGCTCCCGACGGTGGTGCCTTTGGGTTTCACGTTGGCTGACTTCGGCCGTCACCTGTCGTAGATCACTTGTACCTAGATCTGGTTTAGAGAAAGAAGTGAGGGAGGAGGAATGGTGCCCTCCCTAATAGATGCACTCAGCAACGCCCCTTCTGTTGAGCTATAAGGGAGGAGGAAAAGGAATATCACGTGATCCATTCAGACCGTGCTAGACTTGATCAAGTAGCATGCACGCACTTAATAGGAGTATCACATCTTACCGTATCAACTTAGAGAAAAACATCCGAGATTATCCGATAATAGTTGCCAAAACATTTCACCTTCGTCCACCTTACCACATCAATTTGGAGGAAAGAACTCTAAGCTAACATGaatttattcaaatttcttaccAATTTGACTGCTCTCTTCCTCAGGGGAGGATGTATAATGCGCATTTTAGAAGAAGAGGAGACACACGGAAAACAAAGGGGCGGCTAAATTAAAACAATATCCAATATAACATGGTTTCTTATCAAGTGATTGTTCAAGGAAAAAACTTACCCGCAACTGATATATGATAATACATACGACGATGAACTGGATCCATCGCTGGTGTGTGATTGTGTGGCATACAAAGACGCCTATACAAAGTGATATATGTGTATAATATTCATTGCTATAGATAGGCATGGATTAATTTATGGCTATCTATTGATTTATTTTAGTTCAACTTAATTATTAATTTGATAGATCTAACTAGATAACCCCTCCAAATAATTTGTTGAGTCGATAAATAGATCGATCCATGCTCACCTCTATTTATTGCACGAACTACCTCGCTCCAAATGAGTGGTCTTCCCTGAGATGGCAGCCGCTCCACTTCGCTGATCTACTCGACAGAAGGTAAGATCAAAGATGCTCATCAATCACCATCCATATTAACTAGTACAAAATAGTCTTATATTATGTCGACACTTCCCAAATATAGACCGTTAGAACGGGGGGAAAATAAGCATGATATTTCACCCCCAGTTAATCCCACAATCTAATTATCCAGTTATAATCCTGAGTTGCGACGCAGAAAATGCTAAAAAAATCAAGGAGTGTTAGTATTACTCTCTTTTACCTGAGAATGCTTCGCTATACGAGTCTGATAGTGTCATTTAGTGCCGATAGTGACAGCGATTAATTTAGCGTCACCGTCGTTCATAGATTACATGATAAAAGGGGAGGTGGATTGAAGTATAATTAAACCAAGATTAAGATTGTCATTGATAATATTGCAGTAGGAAATGAAAATAGGGACAGAAAGTAGAGAATAAAACTCTTATCTTGATtcaataaattatatatatatttatttatatttatatttatatgatgAAGGGGTGTTATTAAAGAGATATGTCTCTCTCCAATGGACACAATAAAAAGATTTGAAGTCTCTTTGTCAAAGTACATATCCCTTAGGTGAAGACACCTATTTGCTAATTAATTACTAATTATAATCAAATTCTAACACTCTACTTTGGTCAATTATCTGTAATGTAAACTTCTGGTTgaaaaactcctctaaaacctatgaaaaaaatatgaggagaaaatagtATATTGATATACCATTAAAACTACTTTAAAACCTAATAAAAAGtgtaaggagaaaatgatatgatatatattggttattgcctcgttgtaaactcatataagaaaattttgaaaagaaaaaacccATAAGTAAGTTTAGATAATAATAGATATGTCTTTAATACGTCCTTTAAAAACTTCGAAGGGAAAAATAGAAGATACGACCTATGTTCTTGTGAAGATATCATCTTATTATAAGTTTGTTTGAAAAATCTAGATAGTAAAAACTCATTGGTGAacttagagaacaataattatgatatgttgatcatattaaaaaccttaaaaaaattacttagaaaaataggaggaataagATAGATAttatctcattaaaaaccttatatgagaaatcgtagagtaaaaactcataaaaaaaaggtacaatataatatgaatatattattatttaggGATCAACTCTTCTTGAAACTTATAAATCTTGTAGTCGTTGCATACAAATTTCATAAATACATTTTGGAATGTGAAAGTTGGTAAAAACTTAGAGAATAAATCAgcaagattatcacatgatttagcttgcaagatacatgagcgcTTTAATGACACTaagatattgaacctaaagGTATGAATgtatcttgattcatatttagggattgaataaCCATAAATACTTTGATGTATATGATTGTctaatatcatttggatattggtggactgatggataaatattccaGAAGGAATATGCTGAAGTTGCAGAattaagcaaaatttggttttaaccaaatcattcatctcaaattccgtcttaagatgattacatactttATCGTGTATAGTTTGGAGATTATATAAAATCCAATTAGAATtttattatgaacacacatatataatCGTTGGAGTAAACCTTATGTGGAAAGAACTCATTTGGTCAGTTGTACTACAATCAACTTAACTGCTTGAAGTAATGAAATGACTTTAAgctgtacacaatatatattgcgatttgtatttagattcagaatgcGCGGtccattagggacttatatatccgaatctatccaattcattagATCTGCTAATGATATTAAATGTGAGAACATAATTTTCACACATACCATGAGGTATGTAACATCGTAATTGATATCGGGactctgcgtgaacccttgtgctactagTCTCGCTATTTTATCactttataaaataaaaattcatttttcttccATAGGGAAGACACTGAaggtgtaggtattacttttgtgaatacctcTTTTTTGTAAGTGAGTGCAATTTTATCTCAATTGCTTCATTCTATTTGGTCCAGTCCGAGTGTTTGAGGCACCCTGCTATAGCCATGGACTTTGGCTtggatccaattgaagatcttttgtaatttttaaggAGAAATATTTGTCGACAATTTGTAGTATTTGGTATTGATTGATtatggaatcaatatagtttgtggaaatATTATCCTATTTAACTTTGTGTATTTCACAAAACAATGGAGTTAGTGTGTTCCTATGATCCCCtgaatttgtgtacacatttgtgCTAGGTATTTAGATGCTGAACATCCATAAGCATTTAGATAGTGAATATCTATAaagtgtctatcaacttgatgttgatttacATTTACTGTCTGGAGGAGGATTCCTTTATTTCCATGGTAGCTTAtaagaagctttatcctttgtgatcgtacttctccctctcttattttgatttgggagttgagtagtTTTGTTTGGTATGTTCACTTTTTTGGCACATTCCTAGTAGAAATATAGAATTTGATGATACCTTTGTTATTAGTAAATGCATCTGGCatgttatttgcaatatgttgcaaatacaagATGTTCTGAATAAAGATTTAGATCTCAGGTATGTGGATATGAGGAATGAATGTGAATGTGTGTGACATTCTCTTATAATTCCTgacattctttgtggtattaatccCCTCCTAATGCCTAGAATTGTCTCAAAATATTATAAGCATACGGGCAATGAATAACTCCCTTCTGAAGGACTCGAGGTATTATATGATAGACAAATAATTACCTCTTTGGATCCTTAATGCCCTATGATGTATGATATTGGGTGGTAACATCGGTATGTGCATAACATAACCGATTAGCaaatgaaaaatactttgttGAGGCCAAATTTCATGTATTAACTACAACAGAGGGAGTCGTATGATTGCAGTTAGATGAATTTAGTTTAATAATACGATATGTAAAGCCGCACGTTACCAAAAAGATGTtggtaaattgcaattctatGGTCGGTCATGACAATAATTTGATTATCTTGATAAGATATTCAACTAAACCATTATGAATATATGCATAGGGTACTTAATGCAGTAGTGCCCGAAAGCCAATCAATAATTAAATGCACGTTAAGGAACAACATTATCCATATGTATGGATTTGATCCTACGTCTAGGATACTTtgctctaattttaattatttaagcATTGAGTTTGGTATAAGTgtggtgccttatgtataagGGACACATATGAGACTATTTTGTATATGCATCAATCAACATTGTGGAGTACCTAAATGGTCTATAAAATTACTGAATATAgccacatgtatgttcttgaagGTGTTTAAGAAATTGGGTGGcacattttgaattttaaggtaagatgccttaaaattaaattctctGTGACACATGTGATGCACATAAATTGTAGATTTTGATAGTATTGTGACCAGTAGAactgttaataatttttctcatcatctctaaggtagagtgaCCATTATGAATATGCGCATAGGGTACTTAATCATGGCAAGTCTTGATCTGATCAACAtagaaaaattatattatacgcAATATGTGGTACGTGTTTGATATATATAGTACAATCCAGATGGTATATAGAGAAGTTTTTCATATCCGTAG of Phragmites australis chromosome 3, lpPhrAust1.1, whole genome shotgun sequence contains these proteins:
- the LOC133913037 gene encoding serine/threonine protein phosphatase 2A 57 kDa regulatory subunit B' beta isoform-like isoform X2, with translation MFNKIIKRGARKGARGDGAEPAPRPVAPSSSSGGGGGAGGSAPVTVNHASRASVPSPSSPTSPHVAPAAFPANPVSSHPSPPLLEPLPLLRDVAAADRPGLLLRKLRLVAALFDFSDSLKHPREKEAKRQALLELVDYVQAPAQAAGTNAPARLPDHVQEALIAAISANIFRPLPPALHESAAAIDPGAAPDEEEEPYLDPAWPHLQLVYELLLRYVVSSDTDTKVAKRYVDHAFVLRLLDLLDSEDPREREYLKTVLHRIYGKFMVHRPFIRKAINNVFYRFIFETQRHNGIGELLEILGSIINGFALPMKEEHKLFLARVLIPLHKPKSVGIYHQQLSYCIVQFVEKDYKLADTVIRGLLKYWPVTNCQKEVLFLGELEEVLEATQPAEFQRCMVPLFKQIGRCLNSFHFQVAERALFLWNNDHVVSLIAQNRGVIFPIIFEALERNIQSHWNQAVHGLTANVRKMFLDMDSELFEECQQQYMEKQAKAKEMQEQRELAWRQLEAVVAAKAAEDDMVLVN
- the LOC133913037 gene encoding serine/threonine protein phosphatase 2A 57 kDa regulatory subunit B' beta isoform-like isoform X1; this translates as MFNKIIKRGARKGARGDGAEPAPRPVAPSSSSGGGGGAGGSAPVTVNHASRASVPSPSSPTSPHVAPAAFPANPVSSHPSPPLLEPLPLLRDVAAADRPGLLLRKLRLVAALFDFSDSLKHPREKEAKRQALLELVDYVQAPAQAAGTNAPARLPDHVQEALIAAISANIFRPLPPALHESAAAIDPGAAPDEEEEPYLDPAWPHLQLVYELLLRYVVSSDTDTKVAKRYVDHAFVLRLLDLLDSEDPREREYLKTVLHRIYGKFMVHRPFIRKAINNVFYRFIFETQRHNGIGELLEILGSIINGFALPMKEEHKLFLARVLIPLHKPKSVGIYHQQLSYCIVQFVEKDYKLADTVIRGLLKYWPVTNCQKEVLFLGELEEVLEATQPAEFQRCMVPLFKQIGRCLNSFHFQRRHIGVAIFWLSPRRRHGASGYGVCSSCRPYAPRHCPCAPRRPPSPLLSSSSAVAPALLVVRHRPCAPHRPPLSLRSAPSPLRSAPSAVAQRDPYYATPASLLGLPLRSPLRPAPTTEE